A genomic segment from Garra rufa chromosome 5, GarRuf1.0, whole genome shotgun sequence encodes:
- the mblac2 gene encoding acyl-coenzyme A thioesterase MBLAC2: MSATDWYAHKSLENGVFWIQERFYESGNRANIWLIRGSHQDVVIDTGLGLRSLPEYINSKELLGEGSKRKNPLLAIGTHVHFDHSGGLHQFQQVGVHKAEVDALANGDNFETVTWLSDREIVENPAPGWRARQYRVKAVTPTHILQEGDVINLGDRQLSVLHMPGHSRGSICLHDKESKMLFSGDVVYDGSMIDWLPYSRISDYIRSCERLVEMVDKDEIDLVMPGHYNTFGSKRLHRLATNYIASAGTCHRASTCVVKSIASLALRASNSRSAC; encoded by the exons ATGTCTGCGACTGACTGGTACGCGCACAAGTCGCTGGAAAATGGCGTGTTCTGGATCCAGGAGCGATTTTATGAATCGGGGAATAGGGCGAATATCTGGCTCATACGCGGGTCCCATCAGGACGTCGTTATAGATACCGGACTGGGTTTACGAAGTCTGCCTGAATACATCAATAGTAAAGAGCTGCTAGGGGAAGGTTCGAAGCGCAAGAACCCGCTGTTAGCCATTGGCACgcatgtgcattttgatcattcGGGTGGGCTGCATCAGTTTCAACAGGTGGGCGTGCACAAGGCGGAGGTGGATGCTCTGGCTAACGGTGACAACTTCGAGACCGTGACATGGTTATCCGATCGAGAGATCGTGGAGAATCCAGCACCTGGATGGCGAGCAAGACAGTACAGAGTCAAGGCGGTTACGCCAACACATATATTACAAGAAG GGGACGTTATCAACCTTGGGGACCGGCAGCTTAGTGTTCTCCACATGCCGGGCCACTCCAGAGGCAGCATTTGTCTCCATGACAAGGAGAGCAAAATGCTGTTCAGTGGAGACGTGGTCTATGATGGTTCCATGATCGATTGGCTTCCCTACAGCCGGATCAGCGACTACATCCGTAGCTGCGAAAGGCTGGTAGAAATGGTTGATAAAGATGAGATTGACCTGGTCATGCCTGGCCATTATAACACTTTTGGGAGCAAGCGGCTACACCGGTTAGCCACCAACTACATCGCTAGTGCCGGCACCTGCCACAGAGCCTCTACCTGCGTGGTGAAGTCCATTGCCAGCCTGGCACTTCGAGCCTCCAACTCAAGAAGTGCCTGCTAG
- the polr3g gene encoding DNA-directed RNA polymerase III subunit RPC7 yields the protein MAGKGRGIAAFSFNIEALGLSRGSMPETQRGPTPLFPQIEYKPGPLKAGEDEDYMRALKQEMRGRMKDLPFNIKPHAGKGDVERYKEKYAKEIKRIEDENWTPDWNRVPKELKPQKKIIRKKRDTKKNAKISSTEKEELLNKLDALEKKGDVKSDEEDEAKGEKKENNEEGEEEELEEAYDEEEIEEENDYIASYFEDGDDFGGGSDDNMDEATY from the exons atggcAGGAAAAGGTAGAGGAATAGCAGCATTCTCCTTCAACATAGAGGCCCTCGGTCTCTCCAGAGGGTCCATGCCTGAAACCCAGAGAGGGCCAACTCCACTCTTCCCA CAAATTGAATATAAGCCAGGGCCTTTGAAAGCTGGAGAGGATGAGGACTATATGAGAGCTTTGAAACAAGAGATGAGAGGACGAATGAAAGACCTCCCATTTAACATAAAACCCCATGCAGGAAAGGGAG ATGTGGAGAGATACAAGGAAAAATACGCAAAAGAAATTAAAAGAATTGAAGATGAAAACTGGACACCAG ACTGGAACCGAGTtccaaaggagctgaagccacaAAAGAAGATAATTAGGAAGAAACGAG ATACTAAGAAAAATGCAAAGATCTCAAGTACGGAAAAGGAGGAATTGCTGAACAAACTTGAT GCTCTTGAGAAGAAGGGAGATGTCAAATCAGATGAGGAGGATGAAGCAAAGGGagagaagaaagaaaataatgaGGAAGGGGAGGAAGAAGAACTTGAAGAAGCATATGATGAAGAAGAGATTGAAGAG gAAAATGACTACATAGCAAGCTACTTTGAAGACGGTGATGACTTCGGGGGAGGAAGTGATGACAATATGGATGAAGCCACTTATTAG
- the lysmd3 gene encoding lysM and putative peptidoglycan-binding domain-containing protein 3, which produces MTGRNQHNGFQFATTVQPPTGAYMSAYGNNSETDYSEEDGEAFELRSRGRERLRRSTSTDRKDDIVYLIRDIKDGDTLISISLQYFCTVADIKRANNLVTEQDFFALRSIRIPVRKFSSFTETHNTAPHKSSSPGGTRRISEIPVSGASLDSSSSSSSVDSVECFLQEKDKDIQLLVKSSAPSRSSLSEVVSSLEQPLLGDSERRPVHKKDPYYGADWGMRWWTAVAIMLVVGIITPVFYLLYYEVLMKADVSHHTTIDSIRPGPTQPAVPKFGLPPPSAASHQDSHLQAAAKQQHFANHEENA; this is translated from the exons ATGACTGGAAGGAACCAGCACAATGGTTTCCAGTTTGCAACCACAGTACAGCCACCCACAGGTGCTTACATGTCCGCTTATGGAAACAACTCAGAGACTGACTACTCAGAGGAGGACGGAGAGGCCTTTGAGCTGCGTTCCAGAGGCAGGGAAAGGCTTCGCAGGAGCACATCTACAGATCGCAAGGATGATATCGTCTATTTGATAAGGGACATAAAAGACGGAGATACGCTGATCAGTATTTCTCTGCAATATTTCTGTACA GTTGCAGACATAAAGCGGGCCAACAATCTTGTAACTGAACAGGACTTCTTTGCGCTGCGGTCTATAAGGATCCCTGTGAGAAAGTTCAGCTCATTCACAGAAACTCACAACACTGCTCCCCATAAAAGCAGCTCACCCGGCGGCACTCGCAGAATCTCGGAGATCCCCGTTTCTGGAGCTTCCTTGGACTCTTCATCCTCTTCCTCATCTGTAGACAGTGTGGAGTGCTTCCTTCAGGAGAAGGACAAGGACATTCAACTTCTTGTCAAGTCATCTGCCCCTTCCAGGAGCAGCCTGAGCGAGGTTGTGTCCTCACTGGAGCAGCCGCTTTTGGGAGATTCTGAGCGCAGACCAGTCCACAAGAAAGACCCATACTATGGTGCTGACTGGGGAATGAGATGGTGGACCGCAGTTGCCATCATGTTGGTCGTGGGCATTATTACACCTGTTTTTTATCTGTTGTACTATGAAGTTTTGATGAAAGCAGATGTTAGCCATCACACAACCATTGACTCTATCAGGCCTGGACCAACACAGCCAGCTGTTCCTAAGTTTGGGTTACCACCACCTAGTGCTGCCTCTCACCAAGACTCTCACCTACAGGCTGCTGCTAAACAGCAACATTTTGCGAATCACGAAGAGAACGCATAA